A section of the Deinobacterium chartae genome encodes:
- a CDS encoding NuoB/complex I 20 kDa subunit family protein — protein sequence MALRDLFEKDVQELENEGILFSTLEKLVAWGRSNSLWPATFGLACCAIEMMSSTDARNDLSRFGSEVFRASPRQADVMIVAGRLSKKMAPIMRRVYDQMPDPKWVISMGACASSGGMFNNYAIVQNVDSVVPVDIFVPGCPPRPEALIYAVMQLQKKVRGEARSEDLVQLPMVEAWTR from the coding sequence ATGGCGCTGAGGGACCTGTTCGAGAAAGACGTCCAGGAGCTCGAGAACGAGGGCATTTTGTTCTCCACCCTCGAGAAACTGGTCGCCTGGGGCCGCTCGAACTCGCTGTGGCCCGCCACCTTCGGCCTGGCCTGCTGCGCTATCGAGATGATGAGCTCCACCGACGCGCGCAACGACCTGTCGCGCTTCGGCTCCGAGGTGTTTCGCGCCTCGCCCCGCCAAGCCGACGTCATGATCGTCGCCGGACGCCTCTCCAAGAAGATGGCCCCGATCATGCGCCGGGTCTACGACCAGATGCCCGACCCCAAATGGGTGATCTCGATGGGGGCCTGCGCGTCCTCGGGCGGCATGTTCAACAACTACGCCATCGTGCAGAACGTCGATTCGGTGGTTCCGGTGGACATCTTCGTGCCCGGCTGTCCGCCCCGGCCCGAAGCGCTGATCTACGCGGTGATGCAGTTGCAGAAAAAAGTGCGCGGCGAAGCGCGCAGCGAGGACCTCGTGCAGCTCCCGATGGTGGAAGCATGGACACGTTAA
- a CDS encoding NADH-quinone oxidoreductase subunit A, producing the protein MLLVAGGIGALALIVSALLGPKKGTRTKLMPYESGNDPTGTARERFPVHFYLVAMLFIVFDIEVAFFYPLAVAYGKLGAFAFWEALTFVLLVLVGYVYILKKGVLEWR; encoded by the coding sequence ATGCTGCTGGTCGCGGGCGGCATTGGAGCACTTGCCCTGATCGTCAGTGCCCTGCTGGGGCCCAAGAAAGGCACGCGCACCAAGCTGATGCCCTACGAGTCCGGCAACGATCCGACCGGTACCGCGCGCGAGCGCTTCCCGGTGCATTTCTACCTGGTGGCGATGCTGTTTATCGTCTTCGACATCGAGGTGGCCTTTTTCTACCCGCTCGCCGTCGCCTACGGCAAGCTGGGCGCGTTTGCCTTCTGGGAAGCTCTTACCTTCGTGCTGCTGGTGCTGGTCGGCTACGTCTACATCCTCAAGAAGGGGGTGCTGGAATGGCGCTGA
- a CDS encoding MarR family winged helix-turn-helix transcriptional regulator: MPARTRLADDIDAFLAALWRLNYSLSKQITPLLEAEHNLDLRLLLILRAVRYGVVHPSGLADALQLPASLVSRYLEALARRGLIERCADPHDSRRVRIHLTADGERVTTNASHTLLTTLGLRLAALPPEERAAFLRALVHLSEVPLEG; the protein is encoded by the coding sequence ATGCCCGCACGCACCCGCCTGGCGGACGACATCGACGCTTTTCTAGCCGCGCTATGGCGGCTGAACTACAGCCTCTCCAAGCAGATCACCCCGCTGCTCGAGGCCGAGCACAACCTGGACCTGCGCCTGCTGCTGATCTTGCGTGCCGTCCGCTACGGCGTGGTTCACCCCAGCGGCCTTGCCGACGCCCTGCAACTGCCCGCCAGCCTGGTCAGCCGCTACCTCGAGGCCCTGGCCCGCCGCGGCCTGATCGAACGCTGCGCGGACCCGCACGACTCGAGGCGGGTGCGTATCCACCTCACCGCCGACGGCGAACGGGTGACCACCAACGCCAGCCATACGCTGCTGACCACCCTGGGCCTGCGGTTGGCCGCCCTGCCACCCGAGGAACGCGCGGCCTTCTTGCGCGCGCTGGTGCACCTGAGCGAGGTTCCTCTCGAGGGCTGA
- a CDS encoding ATP-binding protein encodes MRIFVGAAGEALARSLEAALPEAEVCCRGSAEELLRDTRILPPDVGVLQAGLTSALPLSELLTILRARPELAHTHWVALGGAAEMTACAQAGADCVLPANVPSEMLTAVVRTLAARAASARALIGEVQQARARLADTERDERSRDQLVHMLVHDLKNPLGAVLGLLELVEETGAQQIPKNLLNMISLAREEAQHVLYLAANMLDVRKMQAGKMRLDLQALGHADLEDILARAATDVGTALRERRFETDLRPLPPFQADPEVLRRVFANLISNAVKHTRVQGRVWVTARQEGPLVRFEVRDNGEGIPAEDLPRLFSAFEQARVTLQTRFDTGMGLAFCKLAVEQHGGRIFVQSRRGEGSCFYFTLPVLEAEPDDGVLLVE; translated from the coding sequence GTGAGGATTTTTGTCGGGGCTGCGGGCGAGGCGCTGGCGCGCAGCCTGGAGGCGGCACTGCCCGAGGCGGAGGTGTGCTGTCGCGGTTCGGCCGAGGAGCTGCTGCGCGACACCCGCATCCTGCCGCCCGATGTGGGAGTGCTGCAGGCCGGGCTGACAAGTGCGCTGCCGCTGAGCGAACTGCTGACCATCTTGCGCGCTCGCCCCGAACTGGCCCACACGCACTGGGTCGCGCTGGGAGGGGCAGCCGAGATGACCGCCTGCGCCCAGGCCGGAGCGGACTGCGTGCTGCCCGCGAACGTTCCCAGCGAGATGCTGACGGCGGTGGTGCGCACGCTCGCCGCCCGCGCGGCGAGTGCGCGTGCGCTGATCGGCGAGGTGCAGCAGGCCCGTGCCCGGCTGGCCGATACCGAGCGCGACGAGCGCAGCCGTGACCAACTGGTGCACATGTTGGTTCACGACCTCAAGAACCCGCTGGGGGCCGTACTTGGACTGCTGGAACTGGTCGAGGAGACCGGAGCGCAGCAGATTCCCAAAAACTTGCTCAACATGATCTCCCTGGCGCGCGAGGAGGCACAGCACGTGCTGTACCTGGCTGCCAATATGCTGGACGTGCGCAAGATGCAGGCGGGCAAGATGCGCCTGGACCTGCAGGCCCTGGGTCATGCGGACCTCGAGGACATCCTTGCGCGCGCCGCGACCGACGTGGGGACAGCGTTGCGCGAACGCCGCTTCGAGACCGACCTGCGCCCGTTACCGCCGTTCCAGGCCGATCCTGAGGTGCTGCGGCGCGTGTTTGCCAACCTGATCTCCAACGCGGTCAAACACACCCGCGTCCAGGGACGCGTATGGGTCACCGCGCGTCAGGAGGGCCCGCTGGTTCGCTTCGAGGTGCGCGACAACGGCGAAGGCATCCCGGCCGAGGACCTGCCCCGGCTGTTTTCCGCGTTCGAGCAGGCGCGCGTGACCCTGCAGACCCGATTTGATACCGGTATGGGCCTGGCCTTCTGCAAGCTGGCCGTGGAGCAGCACGGCGGACGCATCTTCGTGCAGTCCAGGCGCGGGGAAGGCTCGTGCTTCTACTTTACCCTGCCGGTCCTCGAGGCCGAACCCGATGATGGGGTGTTGCTGGTCGAGTAG
- a CDS encoding HAD family hydrolase has translation MLLAFDLDGTIVTRDHRLPEEIREAIFAARDRGHAVTVITGRNYASARQYLEALEVDCHYGTCQGARVHAYGEDHHLELSLTPEELTGLLEHFERHPELDFFLSTRNGLFVREPGDTRWDWARKEGQQVHALVEYGGEIAHKIVCSTPRVSYLHSELSERFPHLAYYPWDDRYLEVVAAGGFKGSALERIAAIHGVAQGETVAFGDGENDVSMLRWAGRAVGVGYMAPGVAALVREHAAAPEELGVARWLEENLLS, from the coding sequence ATGCTGCTTGCCTTTGACCTCGACGGGACCATCGTGACCCGTGACCACCGCCTGCCCGAAGAGATCCGGGAGGCGATCTTTGCGGCCCGCGACCGTGGACATGCCGTAACCGTCATCACCGGACGCAACTACGCCTCGGCCCGCCAGTACCTCGAGGCCCTCGAGGTCGACTGCCACTACGGCACCTGTCAGGGGGCCCGGGTGCACGCCTACGGCGAGGACCACCATCTGGAGCTCTCGCTGACTCCCGAGGAACTGACCGGGCTGCTGGAGCACTTCGAGCGTCATCCGGAGCTGGACTTTTTCCTCTCGACCCGCAACGGGCTGTTCGTGCGCGAGCCGGGAGACACCCGCTGGGACTGGGCGCGCAAGGAGGGTCAGCAGGTGCACGCCCTCGTCGAGTACGGGGGAGAAATCGCGCACAAGATCGTGTGCAGCACCCCCCGGGTGAGTTACCTGCATTCGGAACTGTCCGAGCGTTTCCCGCACCTGGCCTACTACCCCTGGGATGACCGTTACCTCGAGGTGGTGGCGGCGGGCGGTTTCAAGGGCAGCGCCCTCGAGCGCATCGCGGCGATTCACGGGGTGGCGCAGGGCGAGACCGTGGCCTTCGGCGACGGTGAGAACGACGTATCGATGTTGCGCTGGGCGGGTCGCGCGGTCGGGGTCGGGTACATGGCTCCGGGCGTGGCGGCGCTGGTGCGTGAGCATGCCGCGGCACCCGAGGAGTTGGGCGTGGCCCGCTGGCTCGAGGAAAATCTGCTGTCGTGA
- the pdxY gene encoding pyridoxal kinase PdxY, with protein MSVSIPKNVLSIQSWVAYGHAGNASAIFPLQRMGYEVWAVHTVQFSNHTGYGQWRGQVFGPDLVTDLVRGIEERGVLGDCDGVLTGYMGDASIADAMLEAVAKVRAANPRAVYACDPVMGDVGRGVFVRPEIPDVMRERAVTAADVVLPNQFELELLTGRTVTDLASALEAADALRARLHPGGPRIVVVTSLTRSDAPVGTIETLGVNDAGAWVVRTPLIPLDPPRVGTGDVIASLFVGNYLREHDLKASLEGAVSSMYALLERTHASGTREIQLVASQDEFARPSRVFAAERVR; from the coding sequence ATGAGTGTCAGCATTCCCAAAAACGTGCTTTCCATCCAGTCGTGGGTCGCCTACGGCCACGCCGGTAACGCCTCGGCCATCTTTCCGCTGCAACGCATGGGGTACGAGGTGTGGGCGGTGCACACGGTGCAGTTCTCCAACCACACCGGGTACGGGCAGTGGCGCGGGCAGGTGTTCGGTCCCGACCTCGTGACCGACCTGGTGCGCGGCATCGAGGAGCGCGGCGTGCTGGGCGATTGCGACGGTGTGCTGACCGGCTACATGGGGGACGCCTCGATCGCCGATGCGATGCTCGAGGCGGTCGCCAAGGTGCGCGCGGCCAACCCGCGCGCGGTGTACGCGTGCGACCCGGTGATGGGTGACGTGGGCCGTGGGGTGTTCGTGCGCCCCGAGATCCCGGACGTGATGCGCGAGCGGGCGGTGACCGCCGCGGACGTGGTGCTGCCCAACCAGTTCGAGCTCGAGCTGCTTACCGGCCGCACGGTCACCGACCTTGCCAGCGCCCTCGAGGCGGCCGACGCGCTGCGCGCCCGCCTGCATCCGGGCGGACCCCGGATCGTGGTCGTGACCAGTTTGACCCGCAGCGACGCGCCCGTGGGCACCATCGAGACGCTGGGCGTGAACGACGCTGGAGCCTGGGTGGTGCGCACACCCTTAATTCCGCTTGACCCGCCCCGGGTGGGTACCGGCGACGTGATCGCCTCGCTGTTCGTGGGTAACTACCTGCGCGAGCACGACCTGAAAGCCAGCCTCGAGGGGGCGGTGTCCTCGATGTACGCGCTGCTCGAACGCACCCACGCGTCCGGCACCCGCGAGATTCAGCTGGTGGCCTCGCAAGACGAGTTCGCGCGGCCTTCAAGGGTGTTCGCGGCCGAGCGCGTGCGCTGA
- a CDS encoding M3 family metallopeptidase yields the protein MSITVDNPLMRIRNPIPFDQIRPEHVEPAIDALIARARADLEMLAAHPGPRTFENTLGELDRLTETLGYAMNIVGHLEGVATSPELRAAYNAVLPKYSAFVTDLVLHEGLYAALKEYAATEEARGLTGARARFLHKTLEDFRREGAELSPEGKARLKEIELRLSELTTRYAENVLDSTGAFELLLPDAERLRGLPQSALEAARASARSRGYDGYRLTLHAPSYIPAITYLEDAELRRELYLAYFSRGTEPERDNRPIIAEVLALRAEKARLLGYANFADLVLADRMAGNGERAFAFEREMTEQIRPFFERENAELRAFRRELEGEDAPELEPWDVSYYAEKQRQARYDFDDEALRPYFPLPGVLEGLFEITRRVFGVTVREREGVPGWHEDVRFYDIFDAQDVHIASFYTDWFPRDTKRGGAWMNNLVTGDRSNGRREPHLALMCGNMTMPVGDRPALLTHDEVETVFHEFGHLLHHALTEVEVKSLAGANVAWDFVELPSQIMENWTWEREALDLFARHYETGEPIPQDLFERLISARNYRAANAAMRQLSFGTVDLAMHVEYDPARDGDVMDYARGILGQFAVTPVRPDNNFIAAFTHIFGDAVGYAAGYYSYKWAEVLDADAFTRFREEGIFNARTGSDFVRAVLSRGNSEDPAQLYREFMGRDPEPKALLARSGLLAETV from the coding sequence ATGTCGATCACCGTTGACAATCCGCTGATGCGGATCCGGAACCCGATCCCCTTCGACCAGATCCGCCCCGAGCACGTGGAGCCCGCCATCGATGCGCTGATTGCCCGGGCGCGCGCGGACCTCGAGATGCTGGCCGCCCACCCGGGCCCCCGCACCTTCGAAAACACCCTGGGTGAACTGGACCGGCTGACCGAAACGCTGGGCTACGCCATGAACATCGTGGGGCACCTCGAGGGGGTTGCCACCTCGCCCGAACTGCGCGCCGCCTACAACGCGGTGTTGCCCAAGTACAGCGCCTTTGTTACCGATCTGGTGCTGCACGAGGGGTTGTACGCCGCCCTGAAGGAATACGCTGCCACCGAGGAGGCGCGGGGTCTCACCGGAGCCCGCGCCCGCTTCTTGCACAAGACCCTCGAGGACTTTCGTCGCGAGGGTGCCGAGCTGTCCCCCGAAGGCAAGGCCCGTCTCAAGGAAATCGAGCTGCGCCTCTCCGAGCTCACCACCCGGTACGCAGAGAACGTCTTGGACTCCACCGGCGCTTTTGAGCTGCTGCTCCCCGACGCCGAGCGCCTCAGGGGGCTGCCGCAGAGTGCTCTCGAGGCGGCTCGCGCCAGCGCCCGCTCGCGCGGCTACGACGGCTACCGCCTGACCCTGCACGCGCCCAGCTACATTCCGGCCATCACCTACCTCGAGGACGCCGAGCTGCGCCGTGAACTGTACCTGGCGTACTTCAGCCGTGGGACCGAGCCCGAGCGCGACAACCGCCCGATCATCGCCGAGGTGCTGGCCCTGCGCGCCGAGAAGGCCAGGCTGCTGGGCTACGCCAACTTCGCCGACCTGGTGCTGGCCGACCGCATGGCAGGCAACGGCGAGCGGGCCTTTGCCTTCGAGCGCGAGATGACCGAGCAGATCCGCCCGTTCTTTGAGCGTGAGAACGCCGAACTGCGCGCGTTTCGCCGCGAACTCGAGGGTGAAGATGCCCCGGAGCTCGAGCCCTGGGACGTGTCCTACTACGCCGAGAAGCAGCGGCAGGCCCGCTACGACTTCGACGACGAGGCGCTGCGTCCGTACTTCCCGCTGCCCGGGGTCCTCGAGGGCCTCTTCGAGATCACCCGCCGGGTGTTCGGCGTGACCGTACGCGAGCGCGAGGGCGTGCCCGGCTGGCATGAGGACGTGCGCTTTTACGACATCTTCGACGCGCAGGACGTGCACATCGCCTCGTTTTACACCGACTGGTTCCCGCGCGACACCAAGCGCGGCGGAGCCTGGATGAACAACCTGGTCACCGGGGACCGCTCGAACGGTCGCCGCGAGCCGCACCTCGCGCTGATGTGCGGCAACATGACCATGCCGGTCGGGGACCGCCCGGCGCTGTTAACCCACGACGAGGTCGAGACGGTCTTCCACGAGTTCGGTCACCTGCTGCACCACGCCCTCACCGAGGTGGAGGTCAAGTCGCTGGCAGGAGCCAACGTCGCCTGGGACTTTGTCGAGCTGCCCTCGCAGATCATGGAGAACTGGACCTGGGAGCGCGAGGCCCTCGACCTGTTCGCCCGTCACTACGAGACCGGCGAACCGATCCCGCAGGACCTGTTTGAACGCCTGATCAGCGCGCGCAACTACCGCGCGGCCAATGCCGCCATGCGCCAGCTCTCGTTTGGCACGGTGGACCTCGCCATGCACGTCGAGTACGACCCGGCCCGTGACGGCGACGTGATGGACTATGCCCGGGGCATCCTGGGGCAGTTCGCGGTGACGCCGGTGCGCCCGGACAACAACTTCATCGCCGCGTTCACCCACATCTTCGGGGACGCGGTGGGCTACGCCGCCGGGTACTACTCGTACAAGTGGGCCGAGGTGCTCGACGCCGATGCCTTCACCCGCTTCCGCGAGGAGGGCATCTTCAACGCGCGGACCGGCAGCGATTTTGTTCGTGCGGTGCTCTCGCGCGGCAATTCCGAGGACCCCGCGCAGCTCTACCGCGAGTTCATGGGTCGCGATCCCGAACCCAAAGCCTTGCTGGCCCGTTCGGGCCTGCTTGCCGAAACCGTCTGA
- the queA gene encoding tRNA preQ1(34) S-adenosylmethionine ribosyltransferase-isomerase QueA — protein MTLDELLDYLSFDLPEDRIAQRGAEPRDASRLMVLPAHGPLQHRVFRDLPEYLRAGDLLVFNESRVIPARLEAFKPTGGRVEVLLLREHAPLEWSAYLKPARRAGSELLFRAEGLELRAEVVGQLEDGARLLRFGQDVKPHLDTLGRLPLPPYIAADPAEVGERYQTVYARDPGSVAAPTAGLHFTPELLARLDDLGVERRTLTLHVGAGTFKPIQGSVEQHVMHEEVFLVPQATADAINAARREGRRVIAVGTTTVRALESAWDGQQVRAGEGETRIFIRPPHAPRVPDALITNFHLPHSTLLLLVAAFAGVERTRAAYRAALEEGYRFYSLGDATLIERTPDVS, from the coding sequence ATGACGCTCGACGAACTGCTGGATTACCTGTCTTTTGACCTGCCCGAGGACCGCATCGCCCAGCGCGGGGCCGAGCCGCGCGACGCCAGTCGCCTGATGGTGCTGCCCGCGCATGGGCCGCTGCAGCACCGGGTGTTCCGCGACCTGCCCGAGTACCTGCGGGCCGGCGACCTGCTGGTTTTTAACGAGTCCCGGGTGATTCCGGCCCGCCTCGAGGCCTTCAAACCGACCGGGGGGCGTGTGGAGGTGCTGCTGCTGCGCGAGCACGCACCGCTCGAGTGGTCCGCCTACCTCAAGCCGGCCAGGCGAGCCGGGAGCGAGCTGCTGTTCCGCGCGGAGGGCCTCGAGCTGCGCGCCGAGGTGGTCGGTCAGCTCGAGGACGGTGCGCGCCTGTTGCGCTTCGGGCAGGATGTCAAACCGCACCTGGACACGCTGGGGCGCCTGCCGCTGCCGCCGTACATCGCCGCCGACCCGGCCGAGGTGGGCGAGCGCTACCAGACCGTGTACGCCCGCGATCCGGGCAGCGTGGCCGCTCCGACTGCGGGGCTGCACTTCACGCCCGAGCTGCTGGCGCGGCTGGACGATCTGGGGGTCGAGCGCCGCACCCTTACCTTGCACGTGGGGGCCGGGACCTTCAAGCCGATTCAGGGCTCGGTGGAGCAGCATGTGATGCACGAGGAGGTGTTCTTGGTGCCGCAGGCGACGGCGGACGCGATCAACGCCGCGCGGCGGGAGGGGCGGCGGGTGATCGCGGTGGGTACCACCACCGTGCGCGCGCTCGAGAGCGCCTGGGACGGTCAGCAGGTGCGTGCAGGAGAGGGCGAGACCCGCATCTTTATCCGGCCGCCGCACGCCCCGCGGGTACCGGACGCGCTGATCACCAACTTTCATCTGCCGCACTCGACGCTGCTGCTGCTGGTGGCGGCCTTTGCCGGGGTGGAGCGCACCCGCGCGGCCTACCGCGCGGCCCTCGAGGAGGGCTACCGGTTCTATAGCCTGGGAGACGCCACCCTGATCGAACGCACCCCAGACGTCTCATGA
- a CDS encoding NYN domain-containing protein, with the protein MEFVVHKPRVGVFIDTQNLYHSARDYYERTVNFDTILRYAVGDRHLVRAIAYVVEREGDTSAWPFIYKLSTLGYRVRRMTLTLHHTNEQGKPIWEGNWDMGMVADMTRLMDRLDVMVLGSGDGDFVDMLEVFMERGVRTEVIAFKETTAQRLIDTVDRYTNITDIEGSLMPVNEKKRRNEE; encoded by the coding sequence ATGGAATTCGTTGTACACAAACCGAGAGTCGGCGTTTTTATCGATACCCAGAACCTGTATCACTCCGCGCGTGATTACTACGAGCGCACGGTCAATTTTGATACGATTCTGCGTTACGCAGTCGGAGACCGCCATCTGGTGCGCGCCATCGCGTACGTGGTCGAGCGCGAGGGCGACACGAGTGCCTGGCCGTTCATCTACAAGCTGTCCACCCTGGGTTACCGGGTGCGGCGCATGACCCTCACGCTGCACCACACCAACGAGCAGGGCAAGCCGATCTGGGAGGGCAACTGGGACATGGGCATGGTGGCCGACATGACCCGCCTGATGGACCGCCTGGACGTCATGGTGCTGGGCAGCGGTGACGGAGACTTCGTGGACATGCTCGAGGTGTTCATGGAGCGCGGGGTGCGCACCGAGGTGATCGCTTTCAAGGAGACCACCGCCCAGCGCCTGATCGATACGGTAGACAGGTACACCAACATCACCGACATCGAAGGCAGCCTGATGCCGGTCAACGAGAAGAAGCGGAGGAACGAGGAGTAA
- a CDS encoding phosphoenolpyruvate carboxylase translates to MSSLNQDVSILGHALGSVLREQQGERFFELEEQVRTLTKRLREAGQDTAEVQALLADTTLADAEALVRAFSLYFQLVNLAEEQQRVRRMVERQRTSEEPRAESLERVFLELRDQGMSADQVEELASRVQLGLTFTAHPTEMRRRTVRHHLERIALELPRLEERDALERVTAHVEALWSTLELRHVRPTVMDEVKGGLSYVGVIAEVLPRLERDYRAAFERVFGRPARLRLPLAFYSWMGGDRDGNPFVTPEATRETFAFHAQLAVQNLRTAIEEAYAALSQHALRTDVPRDLRGPEEPWRAELQRLYEGARDGTLSEDDLEGTLKRLEAGLEAARQRRSAESFLRPLLTRARTFGMHLAALDIREHSGRTGAAVAELLSRAGHTDYLELPEADKQRVLRAELRTHRPLLGVGESRSELLEGVLGPLDAARDAMRQAGPRAFNRYVVSMSESVSDLLEVLILAREAGVRALPVPLFETLEDLRRAPQVMREVLALPEYRALLGDDLQEVMLGYSDSNKDAGFLAANWALHEAQRAVAEVCREAGVPWRFFHGRGTSIGRGGGPMARALLGQPAGTIGTGLRITEQGEALADKYSRPALAYRNLEQAVYGLLLSAAREPRELPRAWVEAMDRASEASREVYRGLIEHPQFIPFFEAVTPIREIARLNIASRPVRRPGPSSLQNLRAIPWVMSWTQNRANVPGWYGLQAGLAVIELELAREMYREWPFFRSMLDNAQMSLAKSDMPIFRAYLRLAPELPELGEVLQRAHAEAVERVEAVVGGQLLEHEPTLRRSIVLRNPYIEPIHRLQVELLMRIRSLPEGHVDEAHLERALLLSIQGVAAGVRNTG, encoded by the coding sequence ATGTCCAGCCTCAACCAAGACGTCAGCATCCTCGGTCACGCCCTGGGCTCGGTCCTGCGCGAGCAGCAGGGCGAGCGTTTCTTCGAGCTCGAAGAACAGGTCCGCACGCTCACCAAACGCCTGCGCGAGGCCGGTCAGGATACCGCCGAGGTGCAGGCCCTGCTGGCCGACACGACCCTGGCCGACGCGGAGGCGCTGGTGCGGGCTTTCAGCCTGTACTTCCAGCTGGTTAACCTCGCCGAGGAGCAGCAGCGGGTACGGCGCATGGTCGAGCGCCAGCGCACCTCCGAGGAGCCGCGCGCCGAAAGCCTCGAGCGGGTTTTTTTAGAGCTCAGGGATCAGGGCATGAGCGCGGATCAGGTCGAGGAGTTGGCCTCACGGGTGCAGCTGGGCCTGACCTTCACCGCGCATCCGACCGAAATGCGCCGCCGTACCGTGCGCCATCACCTCGAACGCATCGCGCTGGAGCTGCCGCGCCTCGAGGAGCGCGATGCGCTCGAGCGGGTAACCGCGCACGTGGAGGCGCTGTGGAGCACCCTGGAGCTGCGGCACGTGCGGCCTACCGTGATGGACGAGGTCAAAGGCGGGCTGTCGTACGTGGGCGTCATTGCCGAGGTGCTGCCGCGCCTCGAGCGCGACTACCGCGCGGCCTTCGAGCGGGTGTTCGGCCGCCCGGCGCGCCTGAGGCTGCCGCTGGCCTTTTACTCGTGGATGGGTGGCGACCGCGATGGCAATCCGTTCGTGACCCCCGAAGCCACCCGCGAGACCTTCGCCTTTCACGCGCAGCTCGCCGTACAGAACCTGCGCACGGCCATTGAGGAGGCTTACGCGGCGCTGTCACAGCACGCGCTGCGCACCGACGTGCCGCGCGATCTGCGCGGCCCCGAGGAGCCCTGGCGTGCCGAGCTGCAACGCCTGTACGAGGGGGCCCGCGACGGCACGCTGTCCGAAGACGACCTCGAGGGTACGCTCAAGCGCCTCGAGGCGGGGCTTGAGGCGGCGCGGCAGCGACGCAGCGCGGAAAGCTTTCTGCGGCCGCTGCTGACCCGTGCGCGCACCTTCGGGATGCACCTGGCCGCCTTGGACATTCGCGAGCACTCGGGGCGCACCGGCGCGGCCGTGGCCGAGCTGCTGAGCCGCGCGGGCCACACGGATTACCTCGAGCTGCCCGAGGCGGACAAGCAGCGGGTGCTGCGCGCCGAGCTGCGCACCCACCGGCCGCTGCTGGGGGTGGGGGAGAGCCGTTCCGAACTGCTCGAGGGGGTACTGGGGCCGCTCGACGCGGCGCGTGACGCGATGCGTCAGGCCGGACCTCGGGCGTTTAACCGCTACGTCGTCTCGATGAGCGAGAGCGTGTCGGACCTGCTCGAGGTGCTGATCCTGGCGCGCGAGGCCGGGGTGCGCGCACTGCCGGTGCCGCTGTTCGAGACCCTCGAGGACCTGCGGCGCGCGCCGCAGGTGATGCGTGAGGTGCTGGCCCTGCCCGAGTACCGCGCGCTGCTGGGCGATGACCTGCAGGAGGTGATGCTGGGCTACAGCGACTCGAACAAGGACGCCGGGTTTTTGGCGGCCAACTGGGCGCTGCACGAAGCGCAGCGCGCGGTTGCCGAGGTGTGCCGCGAGGCCGGGGTGCCGTGGCGTTTCTTTCACGGGCGCGGTACCTCGATCGGGCGCGGCGGCGGCCCGATGGCGCGCGCCCTGCTGGGCCAGCCGGCCGGTACGATCGGAACGGGCCTGCGCATCACCGAGCAGGGCGAGGCGCTGGCCGACAAGTACAGCCGCCCGGCGCTCGCGTACCGCAACCTCGAGCAGGCGGTGTACGGCCTGCTGCTGTCCGCCGCGCGCGAGCCGCGCGAGCTGCCCCGGGCATGGGTTGAGGCGATGGACCGCGCCTCGGAGGCCAGCCGGGAGGTTTACCGCGGCTTGATCGAGCACCCGCAGTTTATTCCGTTCTTCGAGGCGGTCACCCCGATCCGCGAGATCGCGCGGCTCAACATCGCCTCGAGGCCGGTACGGCGTCCGGGACCATCGAGTCTGCAGAACCTGCGCGCGATTCCCTGGGTGATGTCGTGGACCCAAAACCGCGCCAACGTACCCGGTTGGTACGGGCTTCAGGCCGGTCTGGCGGTCATCGAACTCGAGCTGGCCCGCGAGATGTACCGCGAATGGCCGTTTTTCCGCTCGATGCTCGATAACGCCCAGATGAGCCTGGCCAAGTCGGATATGCCGATCTTCAGGGCGTACCTGCGGCTGGCTCCGGAGCTGCCCGAACTGGGCGAGGTGTTGCAGCGCGCCCACGCCGAGGCGGTCGAGCGGGTGGAGGCCGTGGTGGGCGGGCAACTGCTCGAGCACGAGCCGACCCTGCGGCGCTCGATCGTGCTGCGCAACCCGTACATCGAGCCGATTCACCGCCTGCAAGTGGAACTGCTGATGCGTATTCGCAGCCTGCCCGAGGGGCACGTGGACGAAGCGCACCTCGAGCGGGCACTGCTGCTCTCGATTCAGGGGGTGGCCGCCGGGGTGCGCAACACCGGCTGA